Proteins encoded by one window of Microcoleus sp. FACHB-68:
- the bla gene encoding class A beta-lactamase, subclass A2, which translates to MILVIKKTWLYTFCLFLLTIGCTSINSSNREDTPNNQTSAPSGIATSNADRRNELRERIEQISHAAQGRVGVTATVLETGESVTLNGNQQFPMQSVYKFPIAMAVLAQVDQGKLKLDQKIRIENSDVVQGSRILDEKSQGMEFSLAELLKYTVSESDNTASDVLLRLIGEPRIVTQYLRDLGVNDIVVANTEKELGQDTTVQYRNYATPDAAVVLLRAFHEGKGLSKSSQALLLQLMTETTTGSKRIKGLLPDGTVVAHKTGTSATVNGVTAATNDVGLVTLPNGRHLAIAVFVSDSKANDAIREEVIAKVAKAAWDEWSK; encoded by the coding sequence ATGATTCTAGTGATTAAAAAAACTTGGCTTTACACATTTTGCTTGTTTTTACTGACTATTGGTTGCACAAGCATTAACTCCAGTAATAGAGAAGACACCCCCAACAACCAAACAAGTGCGCCGAGCGGGATCGCAACATCCAACGCTGATCGCAGGAACGAATTACGTGAGCGGATTGAACAAATCTCTCATGCTGCTCAAGGGCGGGTTGGGGTTACAGCCACAGTGCTAGAAACCGGAGAATCAGTGACTCTGAATGGAAATCAGCAATTTCCGATGCAAAGCGTTTACAAGTTTCCCATTGCAATGGCTGTTCTGGCTCAAGTAGACCAAGGAAAACTGAAGCTAGACCAAAAAATTCGTATTGAAAACAGCGATGTCGTCCAGGGTAGTCGGATTCTAGATGAGAAATCACAGGGAATGGAATTTAGTCTGGCTGAACTATTGAAGTACACGGTTTCTGAAAGTGATAATACGGCTTCTGATGTGCTGTTACGACTCATCGGTGAACCCAGGATTGTCACCCAGTATTTGCGTGATCTTGGCGTAAACGATATCGTTGTTGCTAACACGGAGAAGGAGCTAGGGCAAGACACAACAGTGCAGTATCGTAACTATGCAACGCCTGATGCCGCCGTTGTTTTGTTACGCGCTTTTCATGAGGGAAAAGGGCTTTCAAAATCTAGTCAAGCTTTATTGCTGCAATTGATGACAGAGACAACGACAGGTTCAAAGCGCATTAAAGGACTGTTGCCTGATGGGACGGTTGTGGCGCACAAAACGGGTACTTCGGCTACTGTAAATGGAGTGACGGCTGCAACAAATGATGTGGGACTTGTGACGCTACCGAATGGACGACATTTAGCAATCGCAGTTTTTGTTTCAGATTCTAAGGCAAACGATGCGATACGTGAGGAAGTCATCGCAAAAGTGGCGAAGGCAGCATGGGACGAATGGAGCAAATAG
- a CDS encoding pentapeptide repeat-containing protein, whose amino-acid sequence MANLEHLAQLEKGAVRWIEWKTKNPDLEPDLSEANLSNANLRGANLRGVNLRGADLCKTKLIAADLCHANLTSANLYEAELIDAYLIEANLSIASLIKANLTRSDLTNANLVGADLTGANLSSADLTHANLIATNLREANLSSADLSDAQLNRTNLSSAKLIAANLSHANLSNANLHEAELINAHLYKADLQKANLIEAHLSSAYLFGANLSLADLYKADFRWANLSKANLAGADLRGANLRGANLSKANLAGADLRGANLRGANLSKANIEEANLIEANLEQANLSNTKLHRTVMPDGAIHP is encoded by the coding sequence ATGGCAAACCTAGAGCATCTCGCACAACTGGAGAAAGGTGCAGTGAGATGGATTGAGTGGAAAACGAAAAACCCAGACTTAGAACCGGACTTGAGCGAAGCAAACCTCAGCAATGCTAACCTCAGAGGTGCCAACCTGCGCGGCGTTAACTTAAGAGGGGCTGATTTGTGCAAAACCAAACTCATTGCAGCCGATCTGTGCCATGCTAACCTGACTAGCGCGAACCTCTACGAAGCTGAACTCATCGATGCTTACCTGATTGAAGCGAACCTCAGCATTGCTAGCCTGATCAAAGCGAATTTGACGCGATCTGATCTCACAAATGCTAACTTGGTGGGAGCCGATCTCACTGGCGCTAACCTCAGTAGTGCCGATCTCACTCATGCTAACCTAATCGCAACGAACCTCAGAGAAGCGAACCTCAGCAGCGCCGATCTCAGTGATGCTCAGCTTAACAGAACCAACCTCAGCAGCGCTAAGTTGATTGCAGCAAACCTCAGCCATGCAAACCTCAGCAATGCCAACCTCCACGAAGCTGAATTGATCAACGCCCATCTTTACAAAGCTGACCTGCAAAAAGCAAATCTGATCGAGGCGCATCTCAGTAGCGCTTACCTCTTTGGGGCTAACTTGAGTTTGGCCGATCTTTACAAAGCTGATTTTAGATGGGCAAATTTAAGCAAAGCAAATCTGGCTGGGGCTGATTTAAGAGGGGCTAACCTCAGAGGCGCTAACCTCAGCAAAGCGAACTTGGCTGGGGCTGATTTAAGAGGGGCTAACCTCAGAGGCGCTAACCTCAGCAAAGCAAATATTGAGGAAGCCAATCTCATTGAGGCTAACCTTGAACAGGCTAATCTGAGTAATACAAAGCTTCACAGGACAGTGATGCCGGATGGGGCAATTCACCCTTAA